Below is a window of Gossypium hirsutum isolate 1008001.06 chromosome A12, Gossypium_hirsutum_v2.1, whole genome shotgun sequence DNA.
ACAATCCATGCGACAAAACATTTTGCCTATTTTTATGGAAGGCCGAGGTGGGATCATGGGTCGTCGATGACTTTGACGTACGCTTTTTCGTCTACGGATATGATCGATTACATAAGCTTACCAAAAATCAAAACAGTGTTTAAGCGCTCGTTCTCAAAGTGGGCTTCGGTGATTCCGGTAAACTTCACGGAGATAGACAATTACCCATCGGCGAATATTAGAATCGGGTTTTTCAAGGGCAATCACGGTGACAGTCAACCATTCGACAGGGTTTTAGGAGTGTTAGCTCATGCTTTTTCACCAGAGAATGGAAGGTTCCACTTGACAAAGATAAAACGTGGGCCGTTGATTTCGAGAAAGTGAAATCAAAGGCGGCTGTCGACTTAGAATCAGTGGTGACACATGAGATTGGCCATATACTTGGGTTGGCCCACAGTTCGGTCAAAGAAGCCGTGATGTATCCAAGCTTGAAGCCACGTAGTAAAAAAGTGAATCTTAAATTTGATGATGTAGAAGGTGTTTAAGCATTGTACGAATCAAATCCTAACTTCAAATTCAGTTCTTTGTTGAATTCTGAAAATTCTTACAACAAAGCAATTAGACTGAATCCTAGATCACGTAGTTGGACATTTTATTCAGTAATGGTAGTTATTTTACTGCTTTTGATGATAACATAAGAGCCTTCTTTTTTAAGCTCCTTTAAAAAATTCTTTATAGTATTATTTATGTGTGAAGAAAAAGTTGTTCAcaccaaaagaaagaaaaagaattggAACAATTCTTTCATTTGTATTAGGAGAATGACATTTCAAGAATCTTACTTGAAATCATGGCATAAAACGCAATACTATGGGGTGACATGGAGGGGTCAAAAATGAAAATGCTTCGGCCACTTAATATGGCTCTCCTCAAAAACCCAATAAAACTTAAAAGAATTATGATTTGGTTGAATATTGTAACCTCCTCAAAGAAACTACTAAGTGGGGACATCTTGCCAAATGGATAACTTTGATTCATCATCccgtttttagtttttaaaaattctaaaattcccATTCGTCGTGACATCATCAACGCCTGCTTCTGAACTAGTTTATCTTCCAACCCAATGCAAACAATCCCATTAATTGAACATCAATTAGAAAAcgaaaataagttaattaaaaattttaaaagtgcccctcaattttttttaagtataaatgAATTAGCAgttgaaatttatatttaaatttccaattattattaattttaaataatataattacttatttagttcttcaattttataaaaaattattttaataattcatttaaatttttacctCTTGGATTGTTTGTATCTTAATGTTTCTATCccttttttaagtaatttaacaaataatacaaatttaaagactaaaaaaataaataattaaaatattttttaataaaattagaaaaactaaataaattattatatcattttaaattcaattcatgGATAATTTCTATCCGttataaaaaataatggaaacCAACCCTTCAACATAGATAAAATTCCCTTACGCATTTGTTAGGTGGTAGCTTGTAGGTGTTCCAAACATTGACCTAAATTTTATATagttctaataaaataaaataaaaaaactattaatcAGTTGAAGTCAAGGTTGTATGTAActtaatatgtatgtatattttgatttaatgtttatttttatttataatctcttaatttttaaatcgaaaaaataaatatgtattcaattttaaatcttattgtgataacaataattatatatatatatatcatctgaTTTTTTTTACAGAGGCCAAaagagtaacaattaattggagatattttttatgtttaccTTGGTTCTACCATGGAATCAACCAAAACAGCTTTTCTTCCAAAGAAACAGGTTCGAAAGGGAAATGCAAGaggtccttttttttttcttttgggtcTAATCTTGCTTTCAAATCCCTGTACTcttcaaattattaaaatttacttCTTCCATTtgctaattaaaatttaaaatttaattgataatatttttagcaatttttattaaatatgaatatttttatcagttaaattttaatttttaaataaaaatttcaatattaaaatatcacgtattcaaatttaataaaagtttGGTAAGAATATTatcatttgaaatttaattttcaaataggACAAGTAAAGGGAataaatttccaaaaataaaagcaatggactaaaattaaaaagttcatTAAGTACAAAGATTGGAGacataattaaacactaaaaaatagTATTTTATAATGAATTAGTGCACCCATTTATCATGATAAACTTCATTGCATTTCTGAAAGCGAAACGATGGAAGACTTTGACCTTAAATGTCGTTttatataaaactataataattaACCAATcatctaacttgaaaattttgttcattttaacATCTACATTTGAATTCTTTCATTATTTGCAAACTACGACCAGtttgtaaaatattaataataaggcTGTTTTCTGAAATTGAAATGATAATGTAGGAAGGTGGGGATAGTGATGCAATTGGGTGATTACAACAGAATTGTTGAAAGGGAATTGCTATGGTTGGGTTGCCAACAGTAGAGGAGACTTGAATTGATGgttatatttattcttttattaaaacaTAGAAAACTTTCAATTTTCTCGTTTTCGTTGTTAGACGGTAAAATATCAAATTTGGTAATTAAAGCTAACCCCAAAAGTTCTTCCCCAACACATCCTTAACATATCTTTAAAtcataaaaaccctaacctaaattcAATTGCTTCCTTACAATTTCTACTTTTTAGATATATGCTTTTTCAATGAAAAAAAAGACATACAAAATTGTATTTAAGTTTTCGATTAATATCCATATAGTATAtttcttataaaaaataaatgaataataagaaaacttgtaaatttaatttaaccGATTTGTGTAATCACTCGAGTTTGATGAGTGATGGGCTGAAATTCCTATCCTCCTGCTTCAGAAATTTCTATGTTGATGCTTAGCATCTCCAACTCTtgaattttcatgtttttaaggCAAAACTGCCTAACCTTGTGTAATCGATGGAACACGAAAACACGCAATCGAAGAACTTGAGTCACCAAGAATTGTCTTGTAATAAAAGTTTGAACTTGGAACAATAGAAAACCTTATTGGAAAGTGATTTGAAAAAGAACTAATGCTGAAATCAGCCATTTGGTCAACAAACAACAAgaataaaaatttcaatcaaaCTAATTTAAGAATTTTAAGCACATCCCCCTCTTCAATAACACCCAAAAAAACGTGTATTCATATCAGATAccgaaaaatattaattaaaaaatttaattagaaaccGAAGCAGTGGTTAATCCACCATTCTCTGCCTTCAAAAGTCAGTATCTCCAGGAAGGGGGCACGGCAGAATCTATTTAGCTTTCTCACTCCTTTTTCTTGTTCCTTACTCTTATCTCTGCCTATGGTTGCTTCAAATTTCAGCTCTAATCCCAAAAATAACTAACAACAGAAACAACTATGCTACCGTTGTTTGGTTATTGTTCCTTTCTCTCCATCGttcttcttttcctcttttttttcccACGTTTTTGTTTTCCCGCTAGAATCGCACCAGGACAAGTAACTGTTGTAACTATCGATGATCAAAACGCTACCTGGTATAATTTTACTCGCTTTAAAGACGCTGAGAAAGGTTGCCACATCAGCGGCATGTCGGAACTCAAGAAATATTTCCAGCGGTTCGGCTACTTATCGATTCCCAACAATCAAAACAGCAACTTCACTGACGTTTTCGATGCTCAATTTGAATCCGCTGTGATTTTGTACCAACAAAAGTTTGGGTTACCGGTAACCGGAAAGCTCGATTCTGAAACAATATCGACAATCATGTCCCCAAGGTGTGGTGTTTCCGACACTGAATCGACAATCCATGCGACGAAACATTTTGCCTATTTTTACGGAAGGCCGAGGTGGGACCGTGGGTCGTCCATGACTTTAACGTATGCTTTTTCGCCTACGGACATGATCAAGTACATAAGCTTACCGGAAATCAAAACAGTATTTAAGCGCTCGTTCTCGAGGTGGGCTTCGGTGATTCCGGTAAACTTCACGGAGATAGATAATTACCCATCAGCGAATATCAAAATCGGGTTTTTCAAGGGCGACCATGGTGACAGTCAACCGTTTGATGGGGTTTTAGGAGTGTTAGCTCACGCTTTTTCACCAGAGAACGGGAGGTTCCACTTGGACGAAGATGAAACGTGGGCCGTTGATTTCGAGAAAATGAAATCAAAGACGGCTATTGACTTGGAATCAGTGGCTACACATGAGATTGGCCATATACTAGGGTTGGCCCATAGTTCAATCAAGGAAGCCGTGATGTATCCGAGCTTGAAGCCACGTAGTAAAAAAGTGAATCTTAAACTCGATGATGTAGAAGGTGTTCAAGCATTGTACGGATCAAACCCTAACTTTCAATACAGTTCTTTATTGGCGTACGAAAATTCTTACAACAAAGCAATTAACCTCAATCAAAGATATTGTAGTTGGACATCTTCAATAGTAGTggtagtttttttttctcttttcatgaTTACATAAGAGCCTTCTTTTTTGAGCTCTTTTATTTATGTGTGAAGAAAAAATTGCTCACacccagaaaaaaaaaactga
It encodes the following:
- the LOC107886072 gene encoding metalloendoproteinase 1-MMP, encoding MLPLFGYCSFLSIVLLFLFFFPRFCFPARIAPGQVTVVTIDDQNATWYNFTRFKDAEKGCHISGMSELKKYFQRFGYLSIPNNQNSNFTDVFDAQFESAVILYQQKFGLPVTGKLDSETISTIMSPRCGVSDTESTIHATKHFAYFYGRPRWDRGSSMTLTYAFSPTDMIKYISLPEIKTVFKRSFSRWASVIPVNFTEIDNYPSANIKIGFFKGDHGDSQPFDGVLGVLAHAFSPENGRFHLDEDETWAVDFEKMKSKTAIDLESVATHEIGHILGLAHSSIKEAVMYPSLKPRSKKVNLKLDDVEGVQALYGSNPNFQYSSLLAYENSYNKAINLNQRYCSWTSSIVVVVFFSLFMIT